One window from the genome of Megalobrama amblycephala isolate DHTTF-2021 linkage group LG4, ASM1881202v1, whole genome shotgun sequence encodes:
- the LOC125267297 gene encoding glutathione S-transferase theta-3-like — translation MAGRQAVKAYLDLMSQPCRAVLIFLKNNKIPHTVEHIALRKGQQNTPEFTKLNPMKKVPVLEDNGFVLTESDAILKYLATVYNVPDHWYPKLPEKRARVDEYTAWHHANTRLHASTVFLHEVLFPLMTGQPTNPAKLEKALSDLDGTLDKLENMFLKRQAFLCGDDISLADLLAVCELMQPLSSGRDILKNRPKLLSWRSRVQSALSDSFDEAHAVVYRLRDKFTAKL, via the exons ATGGCTGGCAGACAGGCAGTAAAAGCCTATTTAGATCTCATGTCGCAGCCATGCAGGGCTGTGCTGATATTtctgaaaaacaacaaaatcccACATACGGTGGAACACATTGCGTTACGAAAAG GGCAGCAGAATACACCTGAGTTCACCAAACTCAACCCCATGAAGAAAGTGCCAGTGCTGGAGGACAATGGATTTGTTCTTACTGAGAG TGATGCCATATTGAAGTATCTGGCGACAGTCTATAACGTCCCTGATCACTGGTACCCCAAACTGCCAGAGAAGAGAGCGCGAGTGGATGAATACACAGCCTGGCATCATGCGAACACACGTTTACATGCTTCCACAGTGTTCTTGCATGAG GTTTTATTTCCACTCATGACGGGACAGCCAACAAATCCTGCGAAGCTCGAAAAGGCGCTATCAGACCTGGATGGCACACTAGACAAGCTAGAAAACATGTTTCTGAAGAGACAGGCCTTCCTGTGCGGTGATGACATCTCATTGGCTGACTTGTTAGCAGTTTGTGAGCTCATGCAG CCTCTGAGCAGCGGGAGGGACATTCTGAAGAACAGACCCAAACTGCTGAGCTGGAGGAGTCGAGTCCAGTCAGCGCTCTCTGACTCCTTTGATGAAGCTCACGCCGTTGTCTACCGTTTAAGAGACAAATTCACAGCTAAACTATGA